In the genome of Daucus carota subsp. sativus chromosome 9, DH1 v3.0, whole genome shotgun sequence, the window CTTCATCCCTTATTACTGCTCCAGTTCCTATTTGATGAGTACCCGGTATGACTGCTGCGTCTGTATTGATCTTAACCCACCCCATGAATGGTTTCTGCCACACCTTACTACCCATACTTTGTTCTCGCCTCTGTGTACTCTTTTCTTGCTGGGCATTTTTCCAGTCCTCCAACACTCTTGTTGCTGATGCCTTAGTACCATACACTGACATATTAATATGTCCCAAACCCATTTGTTTCGACGATTCCATATATGCCAACAAAATAACGCCACTTCTGCTGCTTGATTTCTTGTACATTGTGTAAATATTCGCCGAAGCACGTCAAACACATTTTCATTTGGTTCATACTGAATCAAATCAGACAAGCCAACAGCCTCCCAAACTGATCTCGCAAAAACACAATCAAAGAGCACATGAATACCATTTTCTTCATAAGTATGGCACCATGAGCACATTGTTTCTATGTTCACATGCTTAGCTTTCAAATCCACAGCCGTAGGTAAACATAATCTGCACGCACGCCATATAAACTGAATAATTTTACCTGGTAACTTCAGCGACCATAGCTTTCTCCAGAAAATTGCATTTAACATGTTCCTCTCCCCTCGAATCTGATTATAGCAACTCTTAACGCTGAATTCTCCCTTCTCATCAAAGATCCAGTACCACGAGTCCTCCATATCTCTCCTTGGCAGTGcaattttcattattaataatCTGTCTCTCTCATTACATATGTCTTTTAGAACATCTTCATCCCACTGCCTCTCACCTGTTTTCATCAAGCTCGCAACTTTAATATTTGCTAATTGATCTGGCATATCAGTCGTAAGCATACCATTCTCCACTACTGGAAGCCAGGGAACTTTCCAAACAAAAGTTTCTGTACCATTACCTATCTTCCTCCTACATCCTTTTTTCACAATGTCTTGAGCTGCTAAGATACTTCGCCACATATAACTTGGATTACTCCCCAATTCCGCCTTGAAAAAATCAGTTTTTGGGAAATATTTAGCTTTCATTATACTTGTAACAAACTTATTTTCTCCATTCACCAATCTCCATCCCTGTTTCGCAAGCATTGCGAGATTGAACTGCTGTAAATCTTTATACCCCAAGCCACCACTCTCTTTGGCTTCACACATCCTCCCCCACGCCATCCACTTTATACCCTTACTCTGCCCTCCACTACCCCACCAGAACTGATTCATTTGCCTCTGAATCACTTGACATATTTCAGCAGGGATAATCATTAAAttcatccagaaatttggcaacATTTGACACGATGTTTGCAGTAAAGTATGTTTTCCTGCCTTCGATATTTTCTTACTTTTCCAATTGTTCAGCTTTTGTTTCACCTTATCGGTAAGAAATCCGAACACTTCCTTCTTCTTTCGCCCAACCACCATTGGTATTCCCAAGTATCTACCTGGAATATCCACCTCATTCACTTCCAATGCTTCACAAATTTGCCTCCTTTCTTCACCTGCTGTGTTTGGACTAAATGTGAGACCAgatttgttaaaatttatagCTTGTCCAGACACTTTCTCATATCGCTTCAAGACATTTTTCATTGTAACAGCCTCTGTTATTGTTGCCTTAAAGAATAAATAGCAGTCATCTGCAAATAGAAGATGAGACACCCTTGGAGCTCCATTAGCAATTTTACACCGTGGATCAATCCCACTTCCTCATTCCTTCTTATCATCGAGCTCAGCCCTTCAGCACATAAAATGTACAAGTAAGGGGATATAGGATCCCCTTGCCTTATCCCTCGTTCGGGATTAAGCTGGCCAAACACCTCTCCCTTCTGTAAAAAACTGTAAGTAACGGTTCGAATACATGTCATAACTCTGGAGATCCACATTTGATGAAATCCATACTTGCCCAGCATACCCTCAAGGAAGTTCCATTCAAGTCGATCATAGGCTTTTGAAATATCGATTTTTAATCCTGGATAGCCATACTTGCCTTGAGTTTTACGTCGAATATAATGATTAATTTCAAAGGCCACCAAAGCATTATCAGACAATAATCTTCCTTCAACAAACGCACTTTGATTTATTGAAATCAATGTAGGCAGACATCTCTTGAGCCTATTTGCCAAAACTTTCGACAAAGTTCGAACCAAAACGTTGCACAGAGAAATCGGACGTAAATCCATCACACCTTGTGGATTTTTTATCTTTGGAATAAGGCATACCACAGTCCGGTTTACTTCGTTCTGCATCACTcctgtttcaaaaaaatttccaCAAAACTTATAGACATCATCACCAACTATATTCCAATACGTTTGATAAAAAGCAGGATTCAGACCATCTTCACCGGGAGATTTTTCTGGATGCATTGAAAAAATAGCTGCTTTCACTTCCTCTTTCAGAATAGGTTGTATCAACATCTCATTCTGTTCCTCGGTAACATGATTAACAACCTCTCTTTCAGTTAAACTTTCTGTACTCGTAGTAGCTTTAAACAAGTCTTCGAAGTAGTTAACCACAATGTTCTGCATCTCCTTATCATCATCTGTCCATTCCCCATTTGCGTTCCGCAACCCCTTGAGTTGATTTTGCTTTCTACGACCATTGGCGAAGCTGTGAAAAAATCTAGAGTTTTGGTCACCATTCTTGAGCCAGAACTGTTTCGCTCTTTGACTCCAAAATATCTCACGTTTCTCCAATAATCGAAGATATTTATCTCTTTCTTCATTATATTGCTGAACTCCATAAAAATCCCTCCTCGATCTTAGTCTTCTCAGCATTCCTTTGCTTTGCTTAATCTGCATCCCCAATTCTTTCAGTCTCCCTCCACCCCACTCCTGTAACTTTAGCGTGCAATACTTAATTTTCTCCATTATCTCCATTCCCTCATGCATATTCCAACTTTCATTTATTAAATTGTAACAATCATCCTCCTTTATCCAGATATTCTCAAATTTAAAGCGCCTACCTTTTTGAACGTGCACTTGTCTATTCAATTCTAGCACCAATGGGAGATGATCCGACGAGGACACATCCCATACTCTTATTTTCGCATCTGGAAACATGTTTTGCCATTGTTGATTTGCTAGCCCTCTGTCAAGGCGCTCCTGTATCCATTGTTGGACTAACTCCTTAAAAAATTCAACTGCGCGTAAGGTGGCCAGCCCACGACAGTTCCATCCTATTAGACTCATAATCCTTGGCGGGCCTGGAGACCAGAACCCGCCAGCTGCACGTTTTTTGGATCGTTTACTATATCATTTGAATTCATTGGCCCATCTGTTGTCATACTCTTCGGCCCATCAGTCATTGGTCCACTATTTTCAACTCTACGTCTCTTCGTATCGAACACAATATTATCTCCCTGATTTATCTCATTTTCGATTTCCATCACCCTTGATTGTTCAACAGAAACGTTATCCACTCCCTTATTTTTCTCCAGTACTGTTATTCTTCCCCCCTAATTTTGAATTTCACTTATCCTCCCATCTACCTCCTCAAATCTCGCCTGAATATCCTCCTTACTTCTGCTCTCTTCCGAGGATTGCGTTTGACTGTTTTTTCCCGCCCACTGTGATTCCCCACTGCCACCATTCCTCAGCCACCTAGAACCGGCGTTGTTCTTTGTCCCCCTGCCTGGCGCCCTTAGCCATGTCCCGTATGCTTTCTCTACTACTTTCCCTGCATTAGCATATACCACATTACAATCTCTTTCACCATGTCCCAGTATTCCACAAACAAAACAGAACGTTGATAGTCTCTCGTATTTGAAGTTAACCCAGCTCCAATCCCCTCCCGATTTCTTGATTTTCATCCTTCGCTTTATTGGTTTATTGACGTTCATTTTAACCCGAATACGAACATGTACTTTCCACAGGCCATCATAATTAGCAGGATCAGACTTTACGTAGACACCAATATAATTACCAATGCTACAGAGTATATTTTCCGAAATGAATCCGGTTGGCAGATCATACACTTGTACCCAGATTTCTGTATCATCTAACTTTGTTTCCCTTGGATCACCATTCTCTTTCACCTCATTAACAAGTAATAAACTTTGTTCAAACGACCACGGACCTCCATCAATTACCTTCTGTAGATCCATTGGATGATAAAAAGCAAAAGTATACCTCATTCCTCCTATGTCATGGATTTCAACACCCTCCTTCGGACGCCATAAATCTGCTAACATATTCTGCATTGCCACAAAGTTAATTTTCTTCTCTGTCAGGAAACGTCCCACCAAAACAAATGCATCCTTCTTTTTCACAATCTCCTGCGGAGCGATAACAATTCCTCCTTCCTCCTCGTCTTCTATTGACAGTTTTGCATATAATTCCTCCAACGTTTGTTTCGAATGTTCCATGTTTAGTGTAAAAATGAAAGACAAAacttgagatgaagaaaaaactTGTTACTAGAACAAGACAGAGAAACTCTCACTCATTGGAGAGACGAATATCtgattgtttatttattttaattcttttcaaccaatatatttaaataacttaGTTTACTACaattatattcttttaaaagAATCTACTCATTGctgtcatattttttttaataattgaattttaataatatattagattataaaatatttgtcattaaaatatattgattatttaaaataatattagattttattagattttgtcattaaaatatattgattacttaaaataaattatacatgtaaacaaataaaattaggtGAGATTTTTAGAtactttaataaatataattttaaagcaATACTAGTTTCCcttaagtatattttataaatttcatataattcTACCACATATTTTCATtgtgttgatatattttttcaaatttgtactttgttgaaataaattttaagaaataaaatatttaaaattttaagtttttttcaaTAAACATCATACTTTTGTTTGCTTTTCTTTCAATAGCATCATTTATTTTGTACaaaaattcttaaattatttattacatatttagttatattattacataatataatatgttgAGGTTcattacttcaaaaaaaaaatgttgagaTTCTAATAGATGTACATTTAAAGATTCTTAAGgaaattttacattttattattttctctcAATTGGAAAAGTAACATTTAATTATAGACTctgttatatattattaaatataattgggTTATTAGTTTGCAAAGTATTCAATATTCTGATATGGATtctataaatatgaaattttgagattttttaacAAGTTCGCTTAAATATGTAGAATGATATATGGTAGAATtggttaaatattatttataaaattgacaAAAAAAACCGTTATAAgtaatcttaaaaatattaataccgGAACTATATCTATGTAATTCTTGTAaagaatctcaaaattttattatttttcttcaaaattttattattgaaattaaatactaacttagtttatatttaaagagCACTTAATAGAACTcctaatatgaaaaatatataaatgaatattttaaagaatcttaattGATTGTGTGCTACAATAGATCTtgcaatataattttgtaactaaatatttataaatattttaaagaatcttaattagaaaacaaaatatttatacaacatTTAAAAGAATCTTTGATAGAAAATAAGGTACATTAAATACTAAATACTTTCTTAAtggtaaattttttgaaaatttgaaatttgaaattcaaattaatctaCATTAAATGCTTTGggttattttttgaaagaattaaaTGCAATGGTTGATTGATTAAGATACGGAGTATATAAAAAAGGAAATCAAGATTACATATCTTgttatttatgttaattaatATATGGTCATAAATCAATACTTGCCCAAAAGATCTTTTATTATTGATGCCCGATTATGCCCTTTACTAattgttaatataaatttattaaatcttCTAATTATAGTAGCCATTGGATTTAAATGGCTGATCTACGGTAGATAGGCTAGTTTACaaagtaataattatttatgcGTGCAGGGGTCTGTTTCTTTATGCATACATAATTATTTAGCTCTTTAATATACAGGGGTCTGTTTCTTTATGCATACATAAGTCCTTTTATTTGTTACAGACTAGGAAAATGAGTTGCAGATATCATTTACaaagtaataattatttatgagtTTGTGTGTATTCATTTATATAAGTTATTTTAGATACTAATAATACCCAAGAATAAAAGAATAGTCTATCCCAAATAAAAATTGATCTTAGTAGAATTTGCGGATACAGACTCATTGCACTAGCATCGATATTTACATTTACATGTGTGCGCGTTCAGACAGAAAGAGTCGAGATAGTGTTGAAGGTGTTGGATTGTACACCGGCCGATACATATAGCATCTATGCAAGGTGGGTTTAACACTATTGTATTGAAACATATCGCAACAGATTTTATGTTCTGCGGATTCTCTCTCAACTTGCTTAGGCCGTCACCTGTATATCGAAAATgtcatttgattatttataaaaatgatgacacacacacagatatatatatatatatatatatatatatatatatatatatatatatatatattagttttctGCACATAATATGATACATTTTACAGACGTTATGAtgaaagaattaaataataaccTTCGTTCTTGTTAGCGGAATGGGCATTTGGGAAATAAATACTATTTACCAATAATGTGAGAAGAAATAATGAAAGAAATTTGGTCATTTTAGTTTCTTTGTAAATGCAGTTGTGTGTACAAAGGACCAGGACCATCCTggcttttataatatacttagatAGTGTTTTGGTAGTTATGGGCTCGGTTGGCATTAATTATATGTTAGTTTGAGATTTAATTTGTGAGATTTTTTGAACTAGTTGACATTAATGATATGTTAGGTTAGGATTTAATTTTTGAGATGATTATAATTGTAGAAGTAGGTTACAATTAATAGATGGGTCTTTCTAAtgaagggcacacaataaacaaTAACTTTGATGAGTTTGGTGGGTTTTTATTGGGGTATTTGGTgcaaatgcaggggggccatccatatttatgattcgaggaccaataaaaatgcatcATACTCATGAAAATTAGCGCACACCACAGAAAAACCGTTAATAGAATATAGCCAAATTCTACCGAGTTCccattattttgaaattcttgtagtccatttatattttacaaataaaatatctCGTAAAATCTATTATCTTTCAAAAAATACTTGACATATGtcattatttcaataaaatctCAATGATAAATGTACAAGTATGATATGCAACACCAACGTTCTACAAACTAAGcatgtttaataaaataatttattttacaatgttCTACTTTTACTTGCAAAATGTATCGGATCTGGCaagattttcaataaaatagtgATGTTAGTTGAACACCCTTCCAAAAATAATAtagtttgtaatattttaagttatatctcatttgcagaacatatgcaTTCCAAGACCTCAATAGAACGGAGAACTTAACTCtagaattataatatattaaataaatatttgtactACATTTTGtaaatcatttaattattataggaatctttctttaaataatatttaaattactcTAAGGTACAcgaataaataatattacttgtttatgattaatttaacaatttaatacttaattataatttaatatactcatttagtaaattattaacatatgtTATGCGTTTTCAAACAGTACTACAAATTTCAGTAATAATGTAAAGAACTAGaataattgaaattaaaaatgttCATCcatatacttaaaaaaatattttctttcctcatgattttttttatttcagtataacattattatttataatctaattagagattataataaataattttgagaTAAAAATGTGTATGTATTATAAAATCCGAAGAAATaagtatttaataattaattaactatgacactataaatcattttttgaattaataacagtagagtatattttaatatttatgaaattaaagcCAGATAAAACAAATTGACAATATACTAGTTCTGTATTCCCATATTACATTACATGAAAGTAATGCATGcattaaaatcaatatttatgtctaataaaatttaatattagcaTATTTGTGGTATTATTTTTCagtaatattgaaaattttaaattcagttcagatttttaatgatttgtttTTCATGAAATCTAGGTGTAAAGgtgtatttaattatttaattaggaTTTGAGCCGAAAGTTGAAATTATTCTTAAAAGATTTGGTCATATTCAATTAATAGTTTAAAATTGTGCTTAAAAATCTAATGGTCTTTAATGGAGATTATTCAAAAgacattaaaatctgatggtattcaaaaattgaaaaatcatttttcattttataaaattatatatttttgaaattgttgATTGAATTCTATGTTATTAGAAATATATGCATGATTGACAAGATTTTGGAGAACTGTGATTAAATCTTGAATACATGGTTAGATTGTCCATAAGATCAATATGAACTacacctctttttttttttttacaagacTTTTTACACATACTTTTATGTGTTTGACCGTGtagtcaaaaatattatttttgattgatctttattgtgaattaaaattctgattatatatttttattcagagaaagaaaatttgaaaataatatatttaacttcCCGGTCAAAcgacttaaaagtgtgtgtcaaaagtcaaaatgtcaaataataaaacacagagggagtataatttattgaaattgataGACTATTATTGATGCATTAAAATCTGAATCTATTACATATACTAATGAGATATTATTATGTCATTAATGGTTGATTGGTGTAGACCGAATTTGTattataatgataatgataataacTAGCTCAAATCGTGATACATTTTTTTACCAAGATTTTGtcttatatataagtagatattTCTTAACTacgttttcaattttcaattatatttacttatttatattttaaatatttattaatataacagTAAGCTATTGTTTGATgggatttattatattttattttattaggtaTGTAAACAAAGAGATCTCAttatctctttggtgtagatttttttaaataattttttatataagtgTTTGATTGTATTttccttatttttaaaaa includes:
- the LOC108201245 gene encoding uncharacterized protein LOC108201245, whose protein sequence is MEHSKQTLEELYAKLSIEDEEEGGIVIAPQEIVKKKDAFVLVGRFLTEKKINFVAMQNMLADLWRPKEGVEIHDIGGMRYTFAFYHPMDLQKVIDGGPWSFEQSLLLVNEVKENGDPRETKLDDTEIWVQVYDLPTGFISENILCSIGNYIGVYVKSDPANYDGLWKVHVRIRVKMNVNKPIKRRMKIKKSGGDWSWVNFKYERLSTFCFVCGILGHGERDCNVVYANAGKVVEKAYGTWLRAPGRGTKNNAGSRWLRNGGSGESQWAGKNSQTQSSEESRSKEDIQARFEEVDGRISEIQN